One Ignavibacterium album JCM 16511 genomic region harbors:
- the ftcD gene encoding glutamate formimidoyltransferase has product MHEKLIECVPNFSEGQHPEIIKQITDEIEKVEGVKLLDVDPGFDMNRTVVTFVGTPEGVKEAAFNAIKKAAELIDMSKHKGTHPRMGATDVCPFVPITGVSEEECIALSKEVAKRVGEELGIPVYLYEKSATSPERVNLAKIRHGEYEGLEEKLKDPKWKPDYGPVKFNAKSGATVIGVREFLIAYNININTREEKYATDIAFELREKGRSARKGGNGPFYFKSEEILKYQKGSYPCGSCEFVGKTIEETITHCKEAHNYDLAELLDLNGIDPKNPEGQSVKIPGKFKHCKAIGWMVPKYDRAQISINLTKYKITSMHHVFDEACRLAEERGLRVTGSEIVGMVPYPALLETGKYYLRKQHRSVGVPIRDILNTAVQSLGLNDVSEFKIEERVLGLPKNLDTALVEMKLKDFVDEVSRETPAPGGGSIAALSGALGAALSSMVSNLTAFKRGSSPEADAILNTAAERCQYIKDLLVKAVDDDTNAFNDYMNARRLPNKTSEEKKVREEAMQNGLKKAVNVPLNTAKHSYEVIELAETVAKFGNPNSITDVGVGAQSAYTGVLGGIYNVLINLKDIKDEKFVEEIKKECSELKQKAQKKLSDVLSYVESKL; this is encoded by the coding sequence ATGCACGAAAAACTTATTGAATGTGTACCAAATTTTTCTGAAGGACAGCATCCTGAAATTATAAAACAAATAACAGATGAAATTGAAAAAGTTGAAGGCGTAAAACTTCTGGATGTTGATCCGGGTTTTGATATGAATCGAACAGTAGTAACTTTTGTCGGTACTCCTGAAGGGGTTAAAGAAGCAGCATTCAATGCTATTAAAAAAGCTGCTGAACTTATTGATATGTCGAAACATAAAGGAACACATCCACGAATGGGCGCAACAGATGTTTGTCCTTTTGTTCCGATTACAGGTGTAAGTGAAGAAGAATGCATAGCTTTATCAAAGGAAGTTGCTAAAAGAGTTGGTGAAGAACTTGGAATACCTGTTTATCTTTATGAAAAATCAGCCACATCTCCTGAGAGAGTTAATCTCGCAAAAATCAGGCACGGAGAATACGAAGGGCTAGAAGAAAAACTTAAAGATCCGAAATGGAAACCTGATTACGGTCCTGTTAAGTTCAATGCAAAATCAGGTGCAACTGTAATTGGAGTTAGAGAATTCCTTATTGCTTATAATATCAACATCAACACTCGTGAAGAAAAATACGCAACTGATATTGCATTCGAACTTAGAGAAAAAGGTCGGTCAGCAAGAAAGGGCGGCAATGGTCCATTTTATTTTAAGAGTGAAGAAATACTAAAATATCAAAAAGGTTCTTATCCTTGTGGTAGCTGTGAATTTGTAGGTAAGACAATCGAAGAAACAATCACTCACTGTAAAGAAGCTCATAATTATGACCTTGCTGAATTGCTTGATTTAAACGGTATTGATCCAAAAAATCCTGAAGGACAATCAGTTAAAATTCCAGGAAAGTTCAAACATTGTAAAGCAATCGGATGGATGGTTCCGAAATATGACAGAGCACAGATTTCGATTAATCTGACAAAATACAAAATAACTTCAATGCATCATGTATTTGATGAAGCTTGCCGATTGGCTGAAGAAAGAGGTCTTCGTGTTACCGGAAGTGAAATAGTCGGAATGGTCCCATATCCTGCATTACTTGAAACCGGAAAATATTATTTGAGAAAGCAACATCGTTCAGTTGGCGTTCCGATTCGTGATATCCTGAACACTGCTGTTCAGTCACTTGGATTAAATGATGTTTCCGAATTTAAAATTGAAGAAAGAGTATTAGGTCTTCCAAAGAATCTTGATACTGCTCTTGTTGAAATGAAACTCAAAGATTTTGTTGATGAAGTATCGAGAGAAACTCCTGCTCCGGGTGGTGGTTCAATTGCAGCTTTATCAGGAGCTCTTGGTGCAGCTCTATCATCAATGGTAAGTAATCTTACAGCATTCAAAAGAGGAAGCTCACCTGAGGCTGACGCTATCTTAAACACTGCAGCTGAAAGATGTCAGTATATAAAGGACTTACTTGTCAAAGCTGTTGATGATGATACGAATGCTTTTAATGATTATATGAATGCAAGAAGACTTCCTAATAAAACATCAGAAGAAAAGAAAGTTCGTGAAGAAGCAATGCAAAACGGATTAAAGAAAGCAGTTAATGTTCCATTAAATACAGCAAAACATAGTTATGAAGTTATTGAGCTCGCCGAAACAGTTGCTAAGTTTGGAAATCCAAATTCAATTACTGATGTTGGTGTTGGTGCTCAGAGTGCATATACAGGAGTGCTTGGAGGAATTTATAATGTTCTGATTAATCTTAAAGACATAAAAGATGAAAAGTTTGTTGAAGAAATAAAAAAAGAATGCTCTGAATTAAAACAAAAAGCACAGAAAAAACTTTCTGATGTTCTATCTTATGTCGAATCAAAATTATAA
- a CDS encoding alcohol dehydrogenase catalytic domain-containing protein, whose amino-acid sequence MKRMVYLMSKTGSINKLKLTSDELPKPNSNEVTIEVKSIGLNFADFFCIHGLYKAAPKNNLIPGLEFSGVVIDKGNEVDEFSVGDKIIGVTKFGAFATHINLDKNYLMKLSDDWSFEEGASFIVQALTAYYALKELGNVKENQIVLMHSVAGGVGIYANRIAKKFNCTTIGTVGSLDKIEKIKNEKVDFILVRDKNFIPDLKKVLNDRKIDLLLESLTGKYFKDTFNLLAPQGRAIIYGASNFATHTSFPNYFELAYKYLTRPKVDILKLIEQNRSVMGFNLIWLYEKGEYLKSLLNELMELRLDKPYIGEIFNFNQMHDAIRKFQSGKTFGKVVVKIE is encoded by the coding sequence ATGAAACGAATGGTTTATCTGATGTCTAAGACCGGCTCAATAAACAAACTTAAACTAACTTCTGATGAACTACCCAAACCTAACTCCAATGAAGTTACTATTGAAGTGAAATCAATAGGATTAAACTTTGCTGATTTCTTTTGCATTCATGGACTTTATAAAGCCGCACCAAAAAATAATTTAATTCCCGGTTTGGAATTTTCAGGTGTTGTGATTGATAAAGGAAATGAAGTGGATGAGTTTTCAGTCGGTGATAAAATTATCGGTGTTACTAAATTCGGTGCGTTTGCCACTCACATAAATCTTGATAAAAATTATCTTATGAAATTATCAGATGACTGGTCTTTTGAAGAAGGCGCTTCTTTTATTGTTCAGGCATTAACTGCTTATTACGCATTAAAAGAATTAGGAAATGTTAAAGAGAATCAAATTGTTTTGATGCATAGTGTCGCAGGCGGAGTTGGAATTTATGCAAACAGAATTGCCAAAAAATTTAATTGTACAACTATCGGAACTGTTGGAAGTCTTGATAAAATTGAAAAGATTAAAAATGAAAAAGTAGATTTTATTCTGGTTCGTGATAAAAATTTTATTCCTGATCTTAAAAAAGTTTTAAATGACAGAAAAATTGATTTGCTTCTCGAATCCCTCACAGGAAAATATTTTAAGGATACTTTTAATTTACTTGCTCCACAAGGCAGAGCAATAATCTATGGCGCATCAAATTTTGCAACTCATACTTCATTTCCTAACTATTTTGAACTCGCTTACAAGTATTTAACCCGACCAAAAGTTGATATTCTGAAATTGATCGAACAAAATCGTTCCGTAATGGGTTTCAATTTGATATGGCTTTATGAGAAAGGAGAATATCTTAAATCTTTATTAAATGAATTAATGGAACTTCGGTTGGATAAGCCATATATCGGAGAGATTTTTAATTTCAATCAAATGCACGATGCGATTAGAAAATTTCAATCAGGGAAAACATTTGGAAAAGTAGTTGTTAAGATTGAATAA
- a CDS encoding carbon-nitrogen hydrolase yields MKQPNKFKIGIIQLSFSKNPDDNLNKAVKWIEKAADKGAQVICLPELFRSQYFCQSENIDYFDLAETIPGPSTDAIGKVAKKKKVIVVVPVFEKRATGLYHNSLAVVNTKGEIAGIYRKMHIPDDPAYYEKFYFTPGDLGFKSFETEFGNIGTLICWDQWYPEGARLTALQGASILFYPTAIGWHPHEKKEHGKAQFESWQTIQRSHAIANGVYVAAVNRIGLEKENKDSAGIEFWGKSFICDPQGIILAEASHDKEEILIAEVDLNRIEYIRRNWPFLRDRRIDTYGDINKRFLK; encoded by the coding sequence ATGAAACAACCAAATAAATTTAAAATTGGAATTATTCAATTGTCATTCAGTAAAAATCCCGATGATAATCTTAACAAAGCGGTAAAATGGATTGAAAAAGCTGCTGATAAAGGTGCTCAGGTAATTTGTCTTCCAGAATTATTCCGATCGCAATATTTCTGTCAGTCAGAAAACATTGATTATTTTGATCTTGCGGAAACAATTCCAGGTCCTTCGACTGATGCTATCGGAAAAGTTGCAAAGAAGAAAAAAGTTATAGTTGTTGTTCCTGTTTTTGAAAAACGTGCTACAGGACTTTATCATAATTCTCTTGCTGTTGTAAATACAAAAGGAGAAATTGCAGGCATTTACCGAAAGATGCATATTCCTGATGATCCAGCTTACTATGAAAAGTTTTATTTCACTCCGGGTGATTTAGGTTTTAAATCATTCGAAACGGAATTTGGCAATATTGGGACATTAATTTGCTGGGATCAATGGTATCCTGAAGGTGCAAGATTAACAGCACTTCAAGGCGCAAGTATTTTATTTTATCCAACTGCAATCGGTTGGCATCCTCACGAAAAGAAAGAACACGGAAAAGCCCAGTTCGAAAGTTGGCAAACAATTCAACGCTCCCACGCAATTGCAAACGGAGTTTATGTTGCTGCGGTAAACAGAATTGGTCTGGAAAAAGAAAACAAAGATTCTGCTGGAATTGAATTTTGGGGTAAAAGTTTTATCTGCGATCCTCAGGGAATTATTCTTGCCGAAGCTTCACACGACAAAGAAGAAATTCTTATTGCTGAAGTTGATTTAAATAGGATAGAATACATTCGTCGTAACTGGCCTTTCCTGCGTGACAGAAGGATTGATACTTACGGTGATATTAACAAAAGATTCTTAAAATAG
- a CDS encoding agmatine deiminase family protein has product MQFNNLYRLPAEWEKHEATWIGWPANKEDWPGKFTPIPWVYGEIVRYISRDEKVRIIVSSKSYKQKAINVLKSVDANFDNIEFFFLKTDRNWLRDAGPQFVKDEKGNTIVVQFKFNAWAKYDNHKLDSRIPKMISEKLKLKKVIAEHKNSKVVLEGGSIDYNGTGTIITTEECLMDNEVQVRNPGFTKKDYEVVLRKYFGVNNVIWLGKGIAGDDTHGHVDDITRFVNRKTIITVIETKANDPNYIPLMENRERLEDSTLEDGSVPEIIEIPMPSPVYFKGQRLPASYANFYISNYAVLVPTFNDPNDRIALGILSELFEDRPVIGIHSVDLVWGLGTLHCLTHEQVL; this is encoded by the coding sequence ATGCAATTTAATAATTTATACAGATTACCCGCTGAATGGGAAAAGCACGAAGCAACCTGGATTGGCTGGCCTGCAAATAAAGAAGACTGGCCCGGAAAGTTTACACCAATTCCCTGGGTTTATGGTGAAATAGTCAGATACATCTCTCGTGATGAAAAAGTTAGAATTATTGTTTCATCAAAGTCTTATAAGCAAAAAGCGATAAATGTTTTAAAATCTGTTGATGCAAATTTTGATAACATAGAATTCTTCTTCTTAAAGACGGACAGAAATTGGTTAAGAGATGCCGGTCCGCAATTCGTAAAGGATGAAAAGGGAAATACGATTGTCGTTCAATTTAAATTTAATGCCTGGGCTAAATATGATAATCATAAACTCGATTCGAGAATTCCCAAAATGATTTCTGAAAAATTAAAACTGAAAAAAGTCATTGCAGAACATAAAAACAGTAAAGTAGTACTTGAAGGTGGCAGCATTGATTACAATGGAACCGGAACGATTATTACAACAGAAGAATGTTTGATGGATAATGAAGTTCAGGTCAGAAATCCCGGATTTACCAAAAAAGATTACGAAGTAGTCCTCCGAAAATATTTTGGAGTAAATAATGTAATCTGGTTGGGAAAAGGAATTGCCGGAGATGATACTCACGGTCATGTTGATGATATCACACGGTTTGTAAATCGTAAAACAATTATTACTGTTATTGAAACAAAAGCTAATGATCCCAATTATATTCCTTTAATGGAAAACAGAGAACGACTTGAAGACTCAACCCTTGAAGATGGTTCTGTTCCAGAAATTATTGAAATACCAATGCCTTCACCGGTTTATTTCAAAGGTCAAAGACTTCCTGCGAGTTATGCAAATTTTTATATATCAAATTATGCAGTTCTGGTTCCGACTTTTAATGATCCAAATGACAGAATTGCACTTGGAATTTTATCAGAGTTGTTTGAGGACAGACCTGTAATTGGAATTCATTCAGTGGATTTGGTTTGGGGATTAGGAACCCTGCATTGCCTTACTCACGAACAAGTGTTGTAA